One window from the genome of Paraclostridium sordellii encodes:
- a CDS encoding superoxide dismutase — protein MFNKITLPYEFDELEPYIDSKTVEIHYSKHLQTYVDNLHNALKGYEDLAYGKTLKELLENANELPVEIRQTVINQGGGVYNHNLYFSILSPKAFTMPGGNLLEKINKTFGSVENLKDELNRQALSLFGSGYASLVMDKDKNLFVKSTSNQDTTLQDGLTPILTIDVWEHAYYLKYKNVRADYIKNIWKVINWDAVAQLYDRY, from the coding sequence ATGTTTAATAAAATAACATTACCATATGAATTTGATGAGTTAGAACCATACATAGACTCTAAAACTGTAGAAATACATTATAGTAAACATCTACAAACTTATGTAGATAATTTACACAATGCATTAAAAGGATATGAAGATCTTGCATATGGAAAAACTTTAAAAGAATTATTAGAAAATGCAAACGAGCTTCCTGTTGAAATTAGACAAACTGTTATAAATCAAGGCGGTGGAGTTTATAATCATAACCTATATTTTTCAATCTTATCTCCAAAAGCTTTCACCATGCCAGGAGGAAATTTACTTGAAAAAATAAATAAAACTTTTGGTAGTGTTGAAAATTTAAAAGATGAATTAAATAGGCAAGCTCTAAGTTTATTTGGTTCAGGTTATGCATCTTTAGTAATGGATAAAGATAAAAATTTATTTGTAAAATCAACATCTAATCAAGATACTACACTACAAGATGGTTTAACTCCAATTCTTACAATAGATGTTTGGGAACATGCTTATTACTTAAAATATAAAAATGTTAGAGCTGATTACATAAAAAACATTTGGAAAGTTATAAACTGGGATGCAGTAGCCCAGTTATATGATAGATATTAA
- a CDS encoding PqqD family peptide modification chaperone: MKNNEDVLNIVFKKNEDIEYEVDEEGIVTILEKQDHKIQRAFRKLKFKIPMYKKVELDKYGSYIFLQIDGVKTVEELGIKLDEKYGEESHPLYERLLLFLNHIDVNSNYIEKIN; this comes from the coding sequence ATGAAAAATAATGAAGATGTTTTAAATATAGTTTTTAAAAAAAATGAAGATATAGAATATGAAGTAGATGAAGAAGGTATAGTTACAATACTTGAAAAACAAGACCATAAAATACAAAGGGCTTTTAGAAAGTTAAAGTTTAAAATACCTATGTATAAAAAGGTAGAACTTGATAAGTATGGTAGTTATATATTTTTACAAATAGATGGTGTGAAAACTGTAGAAGAACTAGGTATAAAGTTAGATGAAAAATATGGTGAAGAATCACATCCATTGTATGAAAGATTACTTTTATTCTTAAATCATATAGACGTTAACAGTAACTATATTGAAAAAATCAACTAA
- a CDS encoding OPT family oligopeptide transporter → MSSKKLPKGAYGGVSGKDYVPYITDKSKTGANLAVLIIGIVLAVVFAASTAYSGMKAGLTVAAGIPGSIIGSAFIAAFASGKGILGKNIVQGMASGGESVASGMIFVLPAILLIGSQVSFLEGFIVGVGGVLFGIGVASLVYNYLIVEEHGKLMYPESMAISETLVASDGGGDSMKYMSMGFGISGLITVLTGSFLNVANNVISFVGQKFYKCKFEVEVNPLLLGIGFIVGLEVALTMFAGSILSHFGIMPLIGYFTDMAGEGAKVWNNPAMSINQMGVNDIAGNYVKYIGAGMMLCGGIIGAVKLIPTIIASVKETLNAKSAAGDGNEASTLQNIILLAGAVIAFVAGFIISGSIVMAIVGAIVSLILAALFVIVAGRLTGTIGTSNLPVSGMTIASLVIATLVFVIMGWTDLADNKSLLLFGTFIVVAISIAGGYSQSQKVTYIIGGSKNEMQKYFAIAGIVGVIVVVGTTILLSNQLVVTGDNPPFALPQANLISTLTSGIMSGQLPWVMVIVGIFMAVVLYFLDLPIMTVAIGFYLPIATTSIILIGALIRVFVEKTSKGEKEKEVKVSNGISLSSGLVAGGSIIGLIGIILQVSGVIKSAGPQGFASGNMMAIILLIVLVVLTALPIVTAKVKNNEK, encoded by the coding sequence ATGAGCAGTAAAAAATTACCTAAGGGAGCTTATGGAGGCGTATCTGGAAAAGATTATGTTCCTTACATAACAGACAAGTCAAAGACTGGCGCAAACTTAGCAGTTCTAATCATAGGTATAGTACTAGCCGTTGTTTTCGCAGCATCGACAGCATATTCAGGTATGAAAGCTGGGCTTACAGTTGCAGCAGGTATTCCAGGGTCTATAATAGGTTCAGCATTTATTGCAGCTTTCGCTAGTGGAAAAGGTATTCTTGGAAAGAATATAGTACAAGGTATGGCAAGTGGTGGAGAATCAGTTGCTAGTGGTATGATATTCGTATTACCAGCTATTTTATTAATAGGTAGCCAAGTTTCATTTTTAGAAGGATTTATTGTTGGAGTTGGTGGAGTTCTATTTGGTATAGGAGTTGCATCACTTGTTTATAATTATTTAATAGTTGAAGAACATGGAAAACTTATGTATCCAGAATCAATGGCTATATCTGAAACACTTGTAGCTTCAGATGGTGGCGGAGATTCAATGAAATATATGAGTATGGGATTTGGAATAAGTGGACTTATAACAGTTTTAACAGGTTCATTCTTAAACGTTGCAAACAACGTTATAAGCTTCGTAGGACAAAAGTTCTACAAATGTAAATTTGAAGTTGAAGTTAACCCACTTCTTTTAGGTATAGGGTTTATAGTAGGTCTTGAAGTTGCACTTACAATGTTTGCAGGTTCTATATTATCTCACTTTGGTATAATGCCTTTAATCGGTTACTTTACTGACATGGCAGGAGAAGGAGCTAAAGTATGGAATAACCCAGCAATGTCTATAAATCAAATGGGTGTAAATGATATAGCAGGTAACTATGTAAAATACATAGGAGCAGGTATGATGCTTTGTGGAGGTATAATAGGAGCAGTTAAACTTATACCAACTATAATAGCTTCAGTTAAAGAAACACTTAATGCTAAATCAGCAGCAGGAGATGGAAATGAAGCTTCAACACTTCAAAATATAATATTATTAGCAGGAGCTGTAATAGCTTTTGTTGCAGGCTTTATTATATCTGGAAGTATAGTAATGGCAATTGTTGGAGCAATTGTATCACTTATATTAGCAGCATTATTCGTAATAGTTGCAGGACGTTTAACAGGTACTATAGGTACATCAAACTTACCAGTATCAGGTATGACAATAGCATCTTTAGTTATAGCTACATTAGTGTTTGTTATAATGGGATGGACAGATTTAGCAGATAATAAATCATTATTATTATTTGGTACATTTATAGTTGTTGCTATATCTATAGCTGGTGGTTACAGTCAATCACAAAAAGTTACATACATAATAGGTGGAAGCAAAAATGAAATGCAAAAATACTTTGCAATAGCTGGTATAGTAGGTGTAATAGTAGTTGTAGGAACAACAATATTATTATCTAACCAACTTGTTGTAACAGGAGATAATCCTCCATTTGCATTACCACAAGCAAACTTAATATCAACATTAACTTCAGGTATAATGTCAGGACAATTACCTTGGGTTATGGTTATAGTTGGTATATTTATGGCAGTAGTATTATATTTCTTAGATTTACCTATAATGACAGTTGCAATAGGATTCTATTTACCAATAGCAACAACTTCTATAATATTAATAGGTGCATTAATTCGTGTATTTGTTGAAAAAACATCTAAAGGTGAAAAAGAAAAAGAAGTTAAAGTTTCAAATGGTATAAGTTTATCATCAGGACTTGTAGCAGGAGGATCTATAATAGGATTAATAGGTATAATATTACAAGTATCAGGTGTAATTAAGTCAGCTGGACCACAAGGATTTGCATCAGGAAATATGATGGCTATAATACTATTAATAGTACTAGTAGTACTTACTGCATTACCAATAGTTACAGCAAAGGTAAAAAATAATGAAAAATAA
- a CDS encoding PqqD family peptide modification chaperone yields MKTNEDILNIVFKKNEDIEYEVDEEGIVTILEKQDHKIQRAFRKLKFKIPMYKKVELDKYGSYIFLQIDGVKTVEELGIKLDEKYGEESHPLYEKLLLFLNHIEVNSNYIKKVN; encoded by the coding sequence ATGAAAACTAATGAAGACATTTTAAATATAGTTTTTAAGAAAAATGAAGATATAGAATATGAAGTAGATGAAGAAGGTATAGTTACAATACTTGAAAAACAAGACCATAAAATACAAAGGGCTTTTAGAAAGTTAAAGTTTAAAATACCTATGTATAAAAAGGTAGAACTTGATAAGTATGGTAGTTATATATTTTTACAAATAGATGGTGTGAAAACTGTAGAGGAATTAGGTATAAAGCTAGATGAAAAATACGGTGAAGAATCACATCCATTATATGAAAAATTACTTTTATTCTTAAATCATATAGAAGTTAATAGTAACTATATTAAAAAAGTTAATTAA